Proteins encoded in a region of the Psychromicrobium lacuslunae genome:
- a CDS encoding IclR family transcriptional regulator: MSPVHRNTSEISSLGRATVLLREFLRPVPYMTVEHLVRSTDLPKTTVHRMVDEMLRLGWLSRGECGLQLGTVFFELGQMVPAERTLREAAKPSMQDLQQATQQNVGLAVLDGAEVVYLEALPGRDAPRLPQRVGGRWPAHASCSGKAMLAFAAEPVLQAVQQAGLRQLTPKTITSMEGLLAELAKIRLRGLAFDRQESFETVNGIAAPLRNSAGQVIAALAISGRAGRINLERCEAALAACASSISRTIAAAVPGKFV; this comes from the coding sequence ATGAGTCCCGTTCATCGGAACACGTCGGAAATTAGTTCCCTCGGCAGAGCCACCGTGCTGCTCCGCGAGTTCCTCCGACCCGTTCCCTATATGACCGTCGAGCACCTGGTGAGAAGCACAGATCTGCCGAAAACCACAGTGCACCGGATGGTGGATGAAATGCTGCGACTCGGCTGGCTGAGCCGTGGCGAGTGCGGGCTCCAGCTAGGGACGGTGTTCTTCGAACTTGGCCAAATGGTGCCCGCCGAGCGCACCTTACGCGAGGCCGCGAAGCCTTCTATGCAAGACCTCCAGCAAGCCACCCAACAAAACGTCGGTCTTGCTGTGCTTGACGGTGCCGAGGTGGTCTATCTGGAAGCGCTGCCGGGGCGGGATGCACCGAGGCTGCCTCAGCGGGTTGGCGGTCGATGGCCAGCACATGCCAGTTGCTCGGGCAAGGCGATGTTGGCTTTCGCTGCTGAGCCGGTATTGCAGGCGGTGCAACAGGCTGGACTTCGACAATTGACGCCGAAAACCATCACTAGCATGGAGGGGCTGCTGGCTGAGCTGGCAAAGATCCGCCTCCGCGGGTTGGCCTTTGACCGCCAGGAGTCCTTTGAGACGGTGAACGGCATTGCCGCTCCCTTGCGGAATTCGGCGGGCCAGGTGATTGCCGCCCTGGCGATTTCAGGAAGGGCTGGCAGGATCAATTTGGAGCGTTGTGAGGCCGCGCTAGCTGCCTGCGCTTCGTCGATCAGCCGGACGATCGCAGCAGCGGTGCCAGGGAAGTTCGTTTAA
- a CDS encoding MBL fold metallo-hydrolase gives MPESQSPSSMTPPRTPIFLQDSQIRVGNALISRITEIAHWPFPAKLLFPDISADQLASIKNPALFDQDSGELILAIHSYLIELADTRLLVDPGNGSAKERPALLAHHQLETDFPGTLRAAGYSPEKIDLVISTHLHPDHCGGNTQLVTGDWQPTFPQAQYLFGRIGLTELTALTHKSELSAIEEDFLRLFDDSIKPVLDSGLAKIVDEDQILLRDGSTEVRVIPTPGHTAGHLAVEVSAADGSGALISGDIIHHPVQLRYPELSQAGDESAKQARETRDWLLERSAATGWPILTTHFVESDPKAN, from the coding sequence ATGCCAGAAAGCCAGTCCCCCTCGAGCATGACTCCCCCACGAACACCGATCTTCCTGCAGGATTCTCAAATTCGGGTCGGCAATGCATTGATCAGCAGAATCACGGAAATCGCGCACTGGCCTTTTCCCGCCAAGCTACTCTTCCCTGACATCAGTGCTGATCAGTTGGCCAGTATCAAGAACCCTGCACTGTTCGACCAGGACAGCGGCGAGCTAATTCTGGCGATTCACAGTTACCTGATCGAACTGGCAGACACCCGGCTATTAGTTGATCCTGGCAATGGCAGCGCAAAAGAGCGTCCGGCCTTGCTGGCCCATCATCAGCTTGAGACAGATTTTCCGGGCACGCTCAGGGCCGCCGGTTATTCGCCGGAGAAGATCGACCTGGTGATTTCAACTCATCTTCATCCAGATCATTGTGGTGGCAATACCCAGCTGGTTACAGGTGATTGGCAGCCGACTTTTCCTCAGGCTCAGTATCTTTTTGGACGGATCGGCCTGACCGAGCTGACCGCGTTGACGCACAAATCCGAGCTGAGCGCGATCGAAGAAGATTTCCTTCGGTTATTCGACGACAGCATCAAACCCGTGCTTGATAGTGGCCTGGCTAAGATCGTGGACGAAGACCAGATTCTGCTGCGGGACGGTAGCACCGAGGTACGAGTGATTCCGACGCCGGGACACACAGCCGGCCATCTCGCTGTCGAAGTTTCTGCCGCCGACGGCAGCGGAGCGTTGATCTCCGGCGATATCATTCATCACCCCGTGCAACTGAGATATCCCGAGTTATCCCAAGCCGGGGATGAATCAGCCAAACAGGCCAGAGAGACTCGGGATTGGCTACTTGAGCGCTCAGCGGCCACCGGCTGGCCGATACTGACGACGCATTTTGTGGAAAGCGATCCAAAAGCTAACTAG
- a CDS encoding aldo/keto reductase — protein sequence MIEQRILGRTGISVSKFALGTMHLGTWGNPDHEDAARLINRAIDAGINLIDTADMYSNGESEEILAKALRGRRDDVVLATKGHFPVGYPEVRTNRHGNSRLWITKAVEDSLRRLGTDYIDLYQIHRPDPNTDIDETLSVLSDLVRAGKIMAIGSSGFSAEQLVEARWVAQQRHHIYFSTEQSPYSLFVRGIEGHLLPTAQRYGLGVLTWSPLNSGWLTGRIRQGQTIDNQGFRRMISHKFDLSLPGNQRKLDAVESLIALADQAGSSLTHLALAFVANHPVVSSVILGPRTIEQLDDQLAAADLQLSADVLDEIDRIVTPGIDLNPIDTDYQQPALADAALRRR from the coding sequence ATGATTGAACAGAGAATATTAGGACGCACGGGCATTTCGGTGAGCAAGTTCGCACTGGGTACGATGCACCTGGGGACTTGGGGTAATCCGGACCACGAAGACGCTGCCAGACTTATCAATCGTGCTATCGACGCCGGTATCAATCTGATTGACACCGCCGATATGTATTCAAATGGAGAGTCAGAAGAGATCCTGGCTAAGGCGCTGCGTGGTCGACGCGATGATGTGGTGTTGGCCACCAAGGGGCATTTCCCGGTGGGCTACCCCGAGGTGAGAACCAATAGACATGGAAATTCAAGGCTCTGGATCACCAAGGCTGTCGAGGACAGCCTCCGCAGGCTCGGTACTGACTATATTGATCTTTATCAAATTCATCGGCCGGACCCGAACACGGATATTGATGAGACACTTTCGGTACTTTCAGATCTGGTCAGGGCCGGGAAGATCATGGCGATTGGTTCTTCAGGGTTTTCAGCCGAACAGTTGGTGGAAGCACGGTGGGTCGCTCAGCAACGCCATCACATCTACTTCAGTACTGAACAGTCCCCGTACTCTCTTTTCGTGCGGGGGATTGAGGGGCACCTACTGCCGACAGCGCAACGATATGGCTTGGGAGTTCTCACCTGGAGTCCGTTGAACAGCGGCTGGTTGACCGGGCGAATTCGTCAAGGGCAGACCATTGATAACCAGGGGTTCCGGCGGATGATCAGTCACAAATTCGACCTGTCATTGCCAGGCAACCAGCGCAAGCTCGACGCCGTTGAGAGCCTGATCGCGCTCGCCGACCAGGCTGGCAGTTCACTGACGCACTTAGCACTGGCCTTCGTCGCCAATCATCCGGTCGTCTCATCGGTCATCCTTGGCCCGAGAACGATTGAACAGCTCGATGACCAATTAGCGGCGGCTGATTTACAACTCTCGGCAGATGTGCTCGACGAGATCGATCGGATCGTCACTCCAGGCATTGATCTGAACCCGATCGACACTGATTATCAGCAGCCAGCATTGGCCGATGCAGCATTACGACGCCGCTGA
- a CDS encoding HAD family acid phosphatase, with protein sequence MKVLVKKATGAIAIAALSMGVLGVTAGISSAAPGTALSSVVSSTEGLQAFKGIQPKDWLADVDTVLDGSLDYLQERVDKQQDGEKLAIVFDIDDTSLATDFAQDRSNIPAIDATLALAKKADSLGVRVFFISNRLYQGDRTSNSSTKQALTNAGYPVFEIYHQTGDHRIPVQEFKTASRADIVDRGYSIIANVGNRPTDLAGGYAEKTYKLPDYDGTLQ encoded by the coding sequence ATGAAAGTTTTAGTAAAGAAAGCTACCGGAGCGATTGCTATTGCGGCACTTTCAATGGGGGTGTTGGGGGTGACCGCAGGTATTTCGTCGGCCGCGCCCGGCACGGCTCTCTCCTCCGTGGTGAGCTCCACTGAGGGGCTGCAGGCCTTCAAAGGGATTCAGCCCAAGGACTGGCTGGCTGATGTGGACACCGTACTGGACGGATCCCTCGACTATCTGCAGGAGCGCGTCGACAAGCAACAGGACGGCGAGAAACTAGCCATTGTTTTCGATATTGATGACACTAGCCTGGCGACAGATTTCGCTCAGGACCGTAGCAATATTCCCGCGATTGATGCCACCTTGGCACTGGCGAAAAAGGCTGACTCCCTCGGGGTGAGGGTCTTCTTCATTAGCAACCGGCTTTACCAAGGTGACCGCACCAGCAATTCGTCTACGAAGCAGGCACTAACTAACGCGGGGTATCCGGTTTTTGAAATTTATCATCAAACAGGCGACCATCGGATTCCGGTGCAGGAGTTCAAAACCGCAAGTCGAGCCGATATCGTGGACCGCGGTTATTCGATCATTGCGAATGTCGGTAACCGGCCAACTGACTTGGCCGGAGGCTATGCTGAGAAAACCTATAAGCTTCCCGATTACGATGGCACACTGCAGTAA
- a CDS encoding maleate cis-trans isomerase family protein — protein sequence MQNIRATIGYVVPSTNTTAQPEIDDLRPHRVTNHISRMTIRNSSMVKQPGFDQVLSDIRASATPAIESLSTASPDIIAVGVSPEGFWAGKENQDRVVAEFVQDAKGTPVLTSADAFTAAFKALDISRIAVLTPYLAIGDTTVQRYFDDMEYQVVGIRGLGAQTPASIGDINFDQLREATLAVNSDEVQAIVQVGTNMPMARFAAAAEIFLGKPVLSNNVVLYWHALRSLGIKDQFSYWGSLFEKH from the coding sequence ATGCAGAACATTCGCGCCACTATCGGCTATGTGGTTCCCTCCACAAATACCACCGCCCAGCCTGAGATCGATGATTTGCGTCCACACAGGGTGACCAACCACATCTCGCGGATGACGATCAGAAACTCGTCAATGGTCAAGCAACCCGGCTTCGATCAAGTGCTCTCCGATATCCGAGCCTCGGCTACCCCTGCGATTGAATCGCTCAGTACCGCCAGCCCGGACATCATTGCGGTCGGAGTGTCCCCCGAAGGGTTCTGGGCGGGTAAGGAAAATCAGGACCGGGTGGTCGCTGAATTCGTGCAGGACGCGAAAGGCACTCCGGTACTCACCAGTGCAGATGCCTTCACCGCTGCCTTTAAAGCTCTGGATATCAGCCGAATTGCCGTGCTGACACCATACCTTGCGATTGGCGATACCACGGTTCAGCGTTACTTCGACGATATGGAGTACCAGGTGGTTGGCATCAGGGGGCTCGGCGCACAAACGCCTGCCTCGATTGGAGACATTAACTTCGATCAGCTCCGAGAGGCTACCTTGGCGGTCAATAGCGACGAGGTGCAAGCCATTGTGCAGGTCGGTACAAACATGCCGATGGCTCGTTTTGCTGCGGCGGCCGAAATCTTCCTCGGCAAGCCCGTGCTGTCTAATAACGTCGTGCTCTACTGGCACGCATTGCGGTCCCTAGGTATAAAGGACCAATTTTCATATTGGGGTTCACTTTTCGAAAAGCACTGA
- a CDS encoding amino acid adenylation domain-containing protein yields the protein MLCSELTPSSSPLINSFLSRLSGQPNATAVVTASSQWSYHELGRAVSALQLELAAAGAHTVGLYATPSAELVASAWACLSSGVPYVPLAPTYPDERLRYMVEDAGVDAVLVPEQLADEATAILGDLGLSILRVPDSHQLAEIAVDRPVQNLAVIDSLAYVLYTSGSTGHPKGVEVSHRALAHQMAWINTELELNSQARIIHKTPISFDAAQWELLANATGATLVAAGAEAYRDPFELLATIKEHGVSHLQAVPTLLQALSEDEDFAQSGLSYLCSGGEALPVKLAATLQSQLPQAAIVNLYGPTEATINAAFHRFDAERDTATKSSTVAIGQPVPGLRFVLLDENAGLSDQLTGELAIAGPQLAEGYRNRPEQTEQRFVELEFEGESVRFYRTGDLVGRRGSEYFFKGRNDDQVKVRGHRIELGEIAETVRHHDWVRHAEVMVAKNPESGDPRLVAYVELNPHEAALMDQGVHGDHHQSKSSRVQVKAQLSGLGVRKDFNDPGLALPVSVKAEQELRQLAFARKTYRHYQAERADRQQLQALAELVRKPRELVEEFPAGWNRQTLGFLCRSLTRFESDTRLLPKYAYASPGALYGVQVFLGISGLEDIADGTYYLNPSSDRLQRVADHYGPRSGVEVILIGQRSVITSVYSTNVDEVLNFEAGHLLGLLDTVAPATGHRLTARENIAVDLEQLLIPDQQDYIAIGSWFLTNTEQLADRLLAVEVKVEVLGDAEAEKGVYQPSGNGLVQLTGSQLIRRKDVIAINQSIYQQASFGLILHAGQEPEHYVSLGRALQRAEMNKLNLGLMSSGYSSLSGRDLATARRIKAFMQNDAISSYFAVGGVISDHQIAHQGMDEDAVHMRGPAEIIAADIANMLPHYMVPDAIRIRRELPRLPNGKIDRKKIEAEEKEQSASWQASEFIAPRSSGEEEIAQIWAELLGREQVSVEESFFSLGGSSLTAAQLVQAFKKRLGFSMPIQNVFEDDTVAKQAAARAKHGAQAKSARVVSLAPSSGQRVHLWPGLGGYPMNLRRLALLLAEKGFDCFGVQATGLNEGELVDTSIQQMAAQDIAEIKRRQHEGPYTLIGYSFGARVAFEVAYQLEQAGDRVAALILLAPGQPDTGAVALNPEAEGPYQDARFIRLLYSVFFSRADGEEVEEVVANTTDKHSFLAAISASLTLDHELAYRIIDLVEKSYSFEYTFKELSERKVEVPVTLFRAVEDDDSFLEGLVTEVKLKSKKLHDNHYQILQEPYVQATADSVLQELSGQPAESPTKKAKSMPHITVQHFPTAFSQDSRKEFIDKLTILIEETFTVESGAVSITMESVEQSRWMLEVYGPNIQAAKGDLVKQPEYGPLAHQPEGAK from the coding sequence ATGTTGTGCTCTGAATTGACTCCTTCTTCGTCACCTCTTATTAATTCCTTTCTCAGCCGCCTCTCCGGGCAACCAAACGCGACCGCAGTGGTCACCGCATCATCGCAGTGGAGCTATCACGAGCTCGGACGCGCGGTCTCGGCGCTTCAGCTTGAACTGGCTGCGGCTGGCGCCCATACGGTGGGACTTTACGCCACACCTTCAGCTGAGCTGGTTGCCAGCGCTTGGGCGTGCCTGAGCAGCGGAGTACCCTACGTTCCGCTGGCTCCTACTTATCCCGATGAACGACTCAGGTACATGGTGGAGGACGCGGGGGTGGACGCCGTGCTGGTCCCCGAACAATTGGCCGATGAAGCCACCGCTATCCTGGGCGACCTAGGCTTGAGCATTCTCAGGGTGCCTGATTCGCATCAGCTTGCCGAAATTGCCGTTGACCGACCAGTGCAGAACCTGGCTGTTATCGACTCCTTGGCATATGTGCTTTACACCTCGGGTTCGACCGGTCATCCCAAAGGGGTGGAAGTCTCTCATCGGGCGCTGGCTCACCAAATGGCCTGGATCAACACCGAGTTGGAGCTGAACTCTCAGGCCAGAATTATTCATAAGACCCCGATCAGTTTCGATGCCGCGCAGTGGGAATTGCTAGCGAACGCCACCGGCGCGACGCTGGTCGCAGCGGGCGCCGAGGCATATCGTGATCCCTTCGAACTGCTGGCCACCATCAAGGAACATGGGGTAAGCCACCTGCAGGCCGTACCAACCTTGCTGCAGGCTTTGAGCGAAGATGAAGATTTCGCTCAAAGCGGGCTGAGTTACCTTTGCAGCGGGGGAGAGGCGCTACCGGTCAAGCTGGCGGCTACCTTGCAGAGCCAGCTACCGCAAGCTGCCATTGTCAACCTTTACGGCCCGACCGAAGCCACTATCAATGCCGCCTTCCATCGTTTTGACGCTGAGCGCGATACCGCGACAAAGAGTTCAACCGTAGCGATCGGCCAGCCGGTGCCAGGCTTGCGATTCGTCTTGCTTGATGAAAATGCTGGTCTCAGCGATCAGCTCACGGGGGAATTGGCCATCGCCGGGCCGCAGCTCGCCGAAGGGTACCGAAATCGACCAGAACAGACTGAGCAGCGCTTCGTTGAACTCGAGTTTGAAGGGGAGTCGGTGCGGTTTTACCGAACCGGTGACCTGGTCGGTCGGCGCGGCTCAGAATATTTCTTCAAAGGCCGCAATGACGACCAGGTGAAAGTTCGCGGGCATCGCATTGAACTGGGAGAGATCGCTGAAACTGTACGGCATCATGACTGGGTTCGGCACGCCGAAGTAATGGTGGCGAAGAACCCAGAAAGCGGTGATCCCCGTTTGGTTGCTTATGTGGAATTGAATCCGCATGAAGCTGCCCTGATGGACCAGGGTGTGCACGGCGATCATCACCAGTCCAAATCCAGTCGAGTGCAGGTCAAAGCCCAGCTTTCCGGGCTCGGCGTGAGAAAAGATTTCAACGATCCCGGGCTGGCTTTGCCGGTCAGTGTGAAAGCGGAGCAAGAACTCCGTCAACTGGCTTTTGCCAGAAAAACCTATCGGCATTACCAAGCGGAGCGAGCTGATCGGCAGCAGCTTCAGGCCCTTGCGGAACTGGTCCGGAAGCCGCGAGAACTGGTTGAAGAGTTCCCAGCAGGATGGAATCGGCAGACCCTGGGGTTCCTTTGCCGCTCGCTAACTCGTTTTGAAAGCGATACTCGGCTGTTGCCCAAATACGCCTACGCCTCTCCGGGGGCACTGTACGGCGTCCAGGTCTTCCTGGGGATTTCCGGACTCGAAGACATCGCTGATGGTACTTACTACCTCAACCCCTCCAGCGACCGCTTGCAACGCGTCGCAGACCATTACGGACCGCGCTCTGGAGTGGAAGTGATCTTAATCGGGCAGCGTTCGGTGATCACCTCCGTCTATAGTACGAATGTCGACGAGGTGCTCAACTTCGAGGCCGGTCATCTGCTCGGTTTATTGGACACCGTGGCACCGGCCACCGGGCACCGACTGACGGCTCGCGAAAACATTGCGGTTGATCTTGAGCAACTGCTGATCCCCGATCAGCAGGACTACATAGCAATTGGCAGCTGGTTCTTAACCAACACCGAACAGCTCGCTGATCGGCTGCTGGCGGTGGAAGTGAAGGTCGAGGTGCTGGGCGATGCTGAAGCTGAAAAGGGCGTCTATCAGCCCAGCGGAAATGGTCTGGTTCAGCTCACTGGCAGTCAGCTGATTCGGCGAAAAGATGTCATCGCGATTAACCAGAGCATTTACCAGCAAGCCAGTTTCGGGTTGATTCTGCATGCCGGACAAGAACCAGAGCACTATGTCTCATTGGGCCGTGCCCTGCAACGAGCGGAAATGAATAAGCTCAACCTTGGACTGATGTCCTCTGGTTACTCTTCGCTGAGCGGTAGGGATCTAGCCACCGCGCGGCGGATCAAAGCATTTATGCAGAACGATGCGATCTCTTCCTACTTCGCGGTCGGTGGGGTGATTTCTGATCATCAGATAGCTCATCAGGGCATGGATGAAGATGCCGTACATATGCGAGGGCCGGCCGAGATCATTGCCGCAGATATTGCCAATATGTTGCCGCACTACATGGTGCCGGACGCGATTCGGATCAGACGGGAACTGCCCAGGCTGCCCAACGGAAAGATCGACCGGAAGAAAATTGAAGCCGAAGAGAAGGAGCAGAGCGCTAGCTGGCAGGCTAGCGAATTCATCGCACCGAGATCGTCCGGTGAAGAGGAGATCGCCCAGATCTGGGCTGAATTACTCGGTCGTGAGCAGGTCTCGGTAGAAGAGTCATTCTTCTCGCTGGGAGGCAGTTCGCTGACCGCCGCTCAACTAGTCCAGGCGTTCAAGAAGCGGCTGGGGTTCAGCATGCCGATCCAGAACGTGTTTGAGGATGACACAGTGGCCAAGCAGGCTGCCGCCCGGGCTAAGCATGGCGCCCAGGCTAAGAGCGCCAGGGTTGTTTCATTGGCTCCCAGCTCGGGGCAGCGTGTTCACCTCTGGCCCGGCCTGGGTGGCTACCCGATGAACCTTCGTCGGCTGGCCTTGCTACTGGCCGAAAAAGGCTTTGACTGCTTCGGCGTTCAGGCAACAGGGCTTAATGAGGGCGAACTTGTCGATACCTCGATTCAGCAGATGGCGGCCCAGGACATTGCCGAGATAAAACGTCGACAGCATGAAGGCCCCTACACCCTGATTGGCTACTCCTTCGGGGCGCGGGTCGCCTTTGAAGTGGCTTATCAGCTTGAGCAAGCCGGTGATCGGGTGGCTGCCCTGATATTGCTGGCTCCCGGCCAGCCTGATACTGGCGCGGTGGCGTTGAATCCGGAGGCCGAAGGACCCTACCAAGACGCCCGATTTATCCGCTTGCTGTACTCGGTGTTCTTCTCTCGCGCCGATGGAGAGGAAGTGGAAGAGGTGGTGGCAAATACCACCGATAAGCACAGTTTCCTCGCCGCGATCAGCGCTTCGCTGACCCTTGATCATGAACTGGCTTACCGAATCATCGATCTGGTCGAAAAGTCCTACTCCTTCGAGTACACCTTCAAAGAACTCTCCGAACGCAAGGTCGAAGTGCCGGTGACCTTGTTCAGGGCGGTTGAAGACGACGATTCGTTCTTAGAAGGACTGGTCACCGAAGTGAAGCTCAAGAGTAAGAAACTTCACGATAACCACTATCAGATCCTGCAAGAACCCTATGTCCAAGCCACTGCCGACTCAGTACTCCAAGAACTGAGCGGCCAGCCAGCAGAGTCTCCCACCAAGAAAGCAAAGAGTATGCCGCATATCACCGTGCAACATTTTCCCACCGCGTTCTCTCAAGATAGCCGGAAGGAATTCATCGACAAGCTCACCATCCTGATTGAGGAAACCTTCACCGTAGAGAGCGGCGCGGTGTCAATCACCATGGAATCGGTGGAGCAAAGCCGGTGGATGTTAGAGGTTTATGGACCAAATATTCAGGCAGCCAAGGGCGACTTGGTGAAACAGCCGGAATACGGTCCCTTGGCCCATCAGCCGGAGGGGGCAAAATAA
- a CDS encoding TetR/AcrR family transcriptional regulator, whose product MRSIGFDKVEVLDSAMKVFWRLGYADTSIEDLTKATGLTRSSLYNTFINKRELYLAALKRYDELQSDVYLELQTSSDPRAALAAFLSGIKDEELSDTQGYGCMVANAALEIAGRDESITKLTAFNLEMLKHSLAVLFRNAQLRNLAVGRDSETAAITVVTLVQGMRVIAKGMGSEAREAWLQAAIDTALALIDE is encoded by the coding sequence GTGCGAAGCATTGGTTTCGACAAAGTCGAGGTGCTCGACTCTGCAATGAAGGTGTTTTGGCGGCTGGGTTACGCGGATACTTCGATTGAAGATCTGACCAAGGCTACGGGACTGACCAGAAGTAGCCTGTACAACACCTTCATCAATAAGCGTGAGCTGTACCTAGCCGCGCTTAAGCGTTACGACGAATTGCAGTCAGATGTCTATTTGGAGCTGCAAACCTCCTCGGATCCGCGAGCTGCCTTGGCGGCGTTCCTGAGCGGAATCAAAGACGAAGAACTGAGTGATACCCAGGGATATGGCTGTATGGTTGCGAATGCCGCCTTGGAGATCGCGGGTCGAGATGAGTCCATCACCAAGCTGACCGCATTCAATCTAGAGATGTTGAAACACTCTCTAGCGGTACTTTTTCGTAACGCCCAGTTAAGGAATCTCGCCGTCGGCAGAGATTCGGAGACCGCCGCGATTACAGTAGTGACTTTAGTGCAAGGAATGCGAGTGATTGCCAAGGGGATGGGGTCGGAGGCGCGGGAGGCCTGGCTGCAGGCGGCGATAGATACCGCCCTCGCGCTGATTGATGAATGA
- a CDS encoding alkene reductase has product MSNLWDPISLGNTVLKNRLAMAPMTRNRTTVEGVPTELTVEYYRQRSGLGLIITEGTQPSAEGQGYLLTPGIYNQAQIEGWAKVADAVHAEGSALFIQVMHAGRISHPDNTLGGTLPVAPSAVNPETHIYTLDGAKDIPTPRELATEEIAGVVEEFRTAARSAIAAGADGIEIHSANGYLLHQFLSPNTNLRADGYGGDIAARARIVLEVVRAAVEEIGADRVGIRLSPNNGAGGTVEGENYRETYQYLVQQLAPLGLAYLHLLHIGDEGLLGWIRENWPSRLILNRAGRPVSQIGADIQAGLADIESVGQPVLANPDLQERLQSSAALNEADASTFYGGGQQGYTDYPTLQEIS; this is encoded by the coding sequence ATGAGCAATCTCTGGGATCCCATCAGCTTGGGAAACACCGTCTTGAAGAATAGGTTGGCAATGGCTCCAATGACTCGCAATAGGACCACGGTTGAAGGCGTGCCAACCGAGCTGACCGTTGAGTACTACCGGCAACGCTCCGGCCTGGGCCTCATTATCACCGAAGGGACCCAGCCTTCGGCTGAGGGCCAGGGATATCTGTTAACTCCCGGAATTTACAACCAGGCCCAGATTGAGGGCTGGGCGAAGGTAGCGGATGCCGTGCATGCTGAGGGCAGCGCCCTCTTCATCCAGGTGATGCACGCCGGCCGGATCAGTCACCCCGACAATACGCTGGGCGGCACACTTCCGGTCGCGCCTTCAGCGGTCAATCCAGAAACGCATATTTATACCCTTGACGGTGCCAAAGACATCCCCACCCCTCGCGAGCTCGCCACCGAGGAAATTGCGGGCGTCGTAGAAGAGTTCCGCACTGCCGCCCGTTCGGCAATTGCGGCAGGAGCCGATGGCATCGAAATTCATTCAGCCAATGGCTATTTGCTCCACCAATTCCTCTCCCCCAACACCAACCTCCGCGCTGACGGCTATGGCGGAGACATCGCAGCCAGAGCCCGGATCGTGCTCGAGGTTGTCCGGGCCGCGGTGGAGGAGATCGGGGCCGATCGGGTCGGCATCCGGCTCTCGCCAAACAACGGTGCTGGCGGCACCGTGGAGGGTGAGAACTATCGTGAGACCTACCAGTACCTGGTCCAGCAACTCGCCCCGCTCGGCTTAGCGTATCTGCACTTGCTGCACATCGGCGACGAAGGACTGCTGGGCTGGATCCGAGAGAATTGGCCCAGCCGTCTGATTCTCAATCGAGCCGGCCGCCCGGTCAGCCAGATCGGTGCTGATATCCAAGCCGGACTCGCAGACATTGAATCGGTAGGTCAACCTGTCCTGGCCAATCCGGACCTCCAGGAACGGCTGCAAAGCTCCGCAGCCTTAAACGAAGCCGACGCAAGCACCTTCTACGGCGGTGGACAGCAAGGCTACACCGATTACCCAACGCTGCAAGAGATCTCCTAA
- a CDS encoding NAD(P)-dependent oxidoreductase, which yields MMQDTENPRKIAVLGTGIIGAPIARNLQKAGYQVSVWNRTIAKAEGLKADGITVHSDPAAAVEGADFVLTVLKDGNAVLEALQSAEAKLKAEAILVQISTVGLKEIARIQDWAAERKIALVDAPILGSKAPAENAQLVVLAAAEESLHDAVTPVFEAIAKKTLWVGDQPGGASALKVVVNSFIGALTHGVAEAAKLAAALNLPLQQLQEAISGGPLDSPFVSSKLGAIVNDDFGTTFSIDNALKDAGLVEEAAQQSGAWLPVAEASQERYRAASQSGLGSQDMIASYLAEQLSPASGI from the coding sequence ATGATGCAGGACACGGAAAACCCGAGGAAGATCGCAGTTCTCGGCACTGGTATTATCGGCGCTCCGATTGCCCGGAATTTACAGAAAGCGGGATACCAAGTTTCGGTGTGGAACCGCACCATAGCAAAGGCCGAAGGGCTTAAAGCTGACGGAATCACTGTTCATTCGGATCCTGCCGCGGCCGTTGAGGGAGCGGATTTTGTGCTGACCGTTCTGAAAGACGGGAATGCGGTGCTCGAGGCTTTGCAATCAGCCGAGGCGAAGCTCAAGGCCGAGGCGATTCTGGTGCAGATCAGCACCGTCGGACTGAAGGAAATAGCTCGCATTCAGGACTGGGCTGCTGAGCGAAAAATTGCCTTGGTGGATGCGCCGATTCTGGGCTCCAAGGCTCCGGCTGAAAATGCCCAATTGGTGGTGCTCGCGGCGGCGGAGGAATCACTGCACGACGCGGTCACACCGGTTTTCGAGGCGATAGCTAAAAAGACGCTCTGGGTGGGCGATCAACCAGGTGGGGCCAGCGCGTTGAAAGTCGTGGTGAACTCCTTCATTGGCGCGCTGACTCACGGCGTTGCCGAGGCAGCGAAATTAGCGGCAGCCCTCAACTTACCGCTTCAGCAACTTCAAGAGGCGATCAGTGGCGGACCGCTGGACTCACCATTTGTCAGCTCTAAGCTAGGCGCCATTGTGAATGACGACTTCGGCACCACCTTCAGCATTGATAATGCGCTCAAGGATGCTGGATTGGTCGAGGAAGCTGCTCAGCAGTCCGGAGCCTGGCTACCGGTGGCTGAAGCCAGCCAAGAACGTTACCGAGCGGCGAGCCAGTCCGGCTTGGGATCGCAAGACATGATTGCTAGCTACCTGGCCGAGCAGCTGTCACCGGCTAGTGGTATCTGA